The Anoxybacillus amylolyticus DNA segment ATTTTCTGTTTGATCGAGCTCAATGACAAAGACGGAAGGATACGTTTCTGCCAAAATCCCACAACGTTCAATCGTCTTCCTTCTTCCGCCGTTTGCTTTTAATGTCAAGCGTTTGCCGATATTCGAATCTAACGCTTTTTTAATATCGGATAAAGTTTTTGCCATTCGCTCTCCACCTCACTAATTTTGATTATAACAAATATTAATAAAAAAATCAAAAAT contains these protein-coding regions:
- the veg gene encoding biofilm formation stimulator Veg, whose protein sequence is MAKTLSDIKKALDSNIGKRLTLKANGGRRKTIERCGILAETYPSVFVIELDQTENAFERVSYSYADVLTETVQLTFFDDDHMAMGRQ